One Erythrobacter aureus DNA segment encodes these proteins:
- a CDS encoding 50S ribosomal protein L23 produces the protein MAKKQEVEARHYDVVLAPHITEKATLASEHNAVVFKVANDATKPQIKEAVEAIFGVNVTGVNTIVTKGKTKRWKGKPYKRVDMKKAIVTLKDGDSIDVTSGI, from the coding sequence ATGGCTAAGAAGCAGGAAGTGGAAGCGCGTCACTACGACGTCGTGCTCGCACCGCATATCACCGAGAAGGCCACGCTGGCGTCGGAACACAACGCCGTCGTCTTCAAGGTCGCCAACGATGCCACCAAGCCGCAGATCAAGGAAGCGGTCGAGGCGATCTTCGGCGTCAATGTGACGGGCGTGAACACCATCGTGACGAAGGGCAAGACCAAGCGCTGGAAGGGCAAGCCCTACAAGCGCGTGGACATGAAGAAGGCCATCGTCACCCTGAAGGACGGCGATTCCATCGACGTCACCAGCGGTATCTGA